One genomic window of Halanaerobium saccharolyticum subsp. saccharolyticum DSM 6643 includes the following:
- a CDS encoding ATP-binding protein codes for MNNNIKRVLQDSEKIILFKKIKEDKLISKLKKYYFENENSSLNLSGIIYELIELSIKEGLSGDLWHNYLKIKLAAAENIFALNAERNLMNKKSSLYQIALNDVKIINMLFSYSFQDIIQPLNHNGIKNLREFKLTESELNTYNSKKYSKLFKNRTAQANLDNLIKFYQNHGAGILNQSRAFYWQQNNLKTVNNPDSISFNQLISYQKEKNRLIENTESFLDGYQAHNVLLYGDSGTGKSSSVKALLNKYYKEGLRLVEINSSQIKELPAILDYLNRRGLYFIIFMDDLSFEEFETEYKYLKAVMEGGVESKPANVLFYATSNRRHLVREKWQDRESEVHENDILNEKLSLSERFGLTLMFNNPSQTEYLKIVKELAISEGLEIKEAKLKSKALQWSKWNNGRSGRSARQFVNQILKEKQIKRRTNQSQK; via the coding sequence TTGAATAATAATATAAAGAGAGTTTTACAAGATAGTGAAAAAATTATATTGTTCAAAAAGATTAAAGAAGATAAATTAATTTCAAAGTTAAAAAAATATTATTTTGAAAATGAAAATTCTAGCTTAAATTTGAGTGGAATCATTTATGAATTAATTGAACTAAGTATTAAAGAAGGTTTAAGCGGTGATCTCTGGCATAATTATCTTAAAATTAAGCTGGCTGCAGCTGAAAATATTTTTGCTTTAAATGCTGAAAGGAATTTAATGAATAAAAAAAGTAGTCTTTATCAAATTGCATTAAATGATGTTAAAATTATTAATATGTTATTTTCTTACTCTTTTCAAGATATTATCCAACCTTTAAACCACAATGGCATCAAAAATTTAAGAGAGTTTAAACTTACTGAATCAGAATTAAATACTTATAATTCAAAAAAATATTCTAAGTTATTTAAAAATAGAACTGCTCAAGCTAATTTAGATAATCTAATTAAATTTTATCAAAATCATGGCGCTGGTATTTTAAATCAAAGCCGGGCGTTTTATTGGCAGCAGAATAATTTAAAAACAGTTAATAATCCAGATTCAATTAGCTTTAACCAATTAATCTCCTATCAAAAAGAAAAAAATAGACTAATAGAAAATACTGAAAGTTTTTTAGATGGTTATCAGGCACATAATGTACTTTTATATGGAGATAGTGGAACTGGTAAATCATCTTCAGTTAAAGCACTTTTAAATAAATATTATAAAGAAGGCTTACGCTTAGTTGAAATTAATAGTTCTCAAATCAAAGAGCTACCAGCTATTTTAGATTATTTAAATAGACGTGGACTTTATTTTATTATTTTTATGGATGATCTTTCTTTTGAAGAATTTGAAACTGAATATAAATACTTAAAAGCAGTTATGGAAGGTGGAGTAGAATCAAAACCTGCAAATGTTCTTTTCTATGCGACTAGTAACCGCCGTCATCTGGTTAGGGAGAAATGGCAGGATAGAGAATCTGAAGTCCATGAAAATGACATATTAAATGAAAAATTGTCACTTTCTGAAAGATTTGGTTTAACTTTAATGTTTAACAATCCATCTCAAACAGAATATTTAAAGATAGTCAAAGAATTAGCAATCAGTGAAGGTTTAGAAATCAAAGAGGCAAAACTTAAATCTAAGGCTTTACAGTGGAGTAAGTGGAATAATGGACGTTCAGGCCGTTCCGCAAGACAGTTTGTTAATCAAATATTAAAAGAAAAACAAATCAAACGAAGAACAAATCAATCGCAAAAATAA